A window from Anser cygnoides isolate HZ-2024a breed goose chromosome 1, Taihu_goose_T2T_genome, whole genome shotgun sequence encodes these proteins:
- the SMC1B gene encoding structural maintenance of chromosomes protein 1B isoform X4, translating to MDAVSFVMCEKISNLRVKSVRELIHGAHVGKPVSSTASVKIVYCEEDGEEKTFSRVIRDSCSEFIFNDKTVTRSTYVSELEKIGILVKARNCLIFQGTVELIAMKKPKERTQLFEQISNSWQYAEEYERKKKKMEQAEEDAHFNYNKKKSVAAERKQAKMEKEEADHYQMLIKEIHENRIQLQLFQLYHNEKNIDFLKKSLDEKNMEASIKKDSLATAEDEFRAKKKVLGVLNRDQQHMEGEIKTLQVSLVQHRALYIKAKENTSYQIKKVEMSKKSLRDKEKYCDKEKQNMKDLEIELYETEKAWREFEKKTKEEILQRAADIELRESQLEHYKELKEIARRKVATLTQQLEKLRWEQKADQERMKLNRRKKKEVEENIKQTVERIGEHKRRMEKLEEYTKICTESLAEKKHQKETLTKEIENSTIRMAEVNEELNKIVGELQNAKIDYHEGKRLQMRAEILESLRRLYPDSVFGRLLDLCHPIHKKYQLAVTKVFSKYMTAIVVATEKTARDCIRFLKQERAEPETFLALDYLDVKPINEKLREIKGAKMLVDVVQTPFAPLKKVIQFVSGNGLVCETVKEARQIAFDGPVRLKTVALDGTLFLKSGVISGGSSDLRFKARCWDDKEMSKMKERRDSLINELKDLMKIKRKETDLKQLHAQSHGTQTRLKYSQSELDLIKKKHLANLCMEKSKLESELVNTESQHDMINEGVLQRELKIEEFQKKINEAEDAVFKEFCEEIGIENIRVYEQEHVRQQEEIDRRRLEFENQKTRLNVQLEYNRDHLQKLKDTVSKLRETIQKDELEITGLLKDEEKHLKRVNEIVEEEQRLKDTLSAHKSEIMKTQSEVEEFRKKLLTLNREAAKLQKEAAAIETSLEDKRLRRHNMLLECKVQDLRINLLFGSLDDISEAELGTETEGTQTTTIYDREEAIKIDYSGLANDLKDLESDEEIEAHLNQMQQEIKSKESTLMKTAAPNLRALEKLQIARDKFQESMDAFETSRKEARISKQEFEQVKKRRYELFSQCFEHASIAIDQIYKKLCRNSSAQAFLSPENPEEPYLEGIGFNCVAPGKRFMPMDSLSGGEKTVAALALIFAIHSFRPAPFFILDEIDAALDNTNIDKVSSFIREQAREQFQMIVISLKEEFYSKADALIGVCPEHDNGMFSQVLTLDLTEYPDDQEEMEKYVQSSS from the exons ATGGATGCTGTTAGTTTTGTGATGTGTGAAAAGATATCTAACTTGCGAGTTAAAAGTGTTCGAGAACTTATTCATGGAGCACATGTTGGAAAACCAGTTTCTTCTACAGCAAGCGTAAAGATAGTATATTGTGAAGAAGacggggaagaaaaaacattttcaagagtTATCCGTG ATAGTtgttctgaatttattttcaatgatAAAACAGTCACCCGATCTACTTACGTGTCTGAGCTTGAAAAAATAGGCATACTTGTCAAAGCTAGGAATTGTCTTATTTTTCAG GGAACAGTAGAATTGATTGCAATGAAGAAGCCAAAGGAAAGAACTCAACTTTTTGAACAAATCAGTAATTCATGGCAATATGCTGaggaatatgaaagaaaaaagaaaaaaatggagcaagCAGAAGAGGATGCACACTTTAattataacaagaaaaaaagtgttgcaGCAGAACGCAAACAagcaaagatggaaaaagagGAG GCAGATCATTACCAGATGCTCATCAAGGAAATACATGAAAACAGGATACAGCTACAGCTTTTCCAGCTTTatcacaatgaaaaaaacattgactttctgaaaaaaagtttggaTGAAAAGAATATGGAGGCTAGTATCAAGAAAGATTCCCTTGCTACAGCAGAAGATGAATTTAGAGCCAAGAAAAAAGTGCTTGGTGTACTAAATAGAGACCAACAGCACATGGAAGGAGAAATTAA GACTCTTCAAGTGTCACTGGTTCAGCATAGAGCCCTctatataaaagcaaaagaaaacacttcctACCAAATCAAGAAAGTAGAAATGTCTAAAAAATCTCTGAGGGACAAGGAGAAATACTGTGATAAGGAAAAGCAGAATATGAAAGACCTAGAGATAGAACTGTATGAAACGGAGAAGGCGTGGAGagaatttgagaagaaaacTAAAGAGGAGatactgcagagagcagcagataTTGAGCTGAGAGAAAGTCAG TTGGAGCACTATAAAGAGCTAAAGGAAATAGCAAGAAGGAAAGTGGCTACACTAACCCAGCAGCTAGAAAAACTTCGGTGGGAGCAAAAAGCGGATCAAGAAAGGATGAAACTTaataggagaaagaaaaaagaagttgaG GAAAACATTAAACAGACTGTGGAACGGATAGGAGAGCATAAAAGACGAATGGAGAAGTTGGAAGAGTATACCAAGATATGCAC TGAGTCATTGGCAgagaaaaaacaccagaaagaaACGCTTACTAAGGAAATAGAAAATTCAACAATACGAATGGCTGAAGTGAATGAAGAATTGAACAAAATAGTTGGTGAACTGCAAAATGCCAAGATTGATTACCACGAAGGAAAACGTCTGCAAATGAGAGCAGAGATCCTGGAAAGTCTCAGAAGACTGTATCCAGATTCTGTG TTTGGAAGACTGCTTGACTTGTGCCACCCTATTCATAAAAAATACCAGCTTGCTGTTACCAAAGTGTTCAGCAAATATATGACTGCTATTGTTGTTGCCACggaaaaaacagcaagagatTGCATTCGGTTCCTAAAACAAGAACGAGCTGAACCCGAAACTTTTCTTGCTTTGGATTACCTTGAT GTTAAGCCAATTAATGAGAAGTTAAGAGAGATAAAAGGAGCTAAAATGCTGGTGGATGTTGTACAAACTCCATTTGCTCCACTGAAAAAAGTAATTCAGTTTGTGAGTGGGAATGGCTTGGTCTGTGAAACAGTTAAAGAAGCAAGACAAATAGCATTTGATGGACCAGTGAGGTTGAAA ACAGTGGCGCTTGATGgaactttatttttgaaatctgGAGTGATTTCTGGAGGATCAAGCGATTTAAGATTTAAAGCCAGATGTTGGGATGATAAAGAAAtgagcaaaatgaaagaaagaagagatagCTTGATTAATGAATTAAAG GACTTAATGAAGATCAAACGTAAGGAGACTGATTTGAAGCAGTTGCATGCTCAGTCTCATGGAACTCAGACGCGGCTTAAATATTCACAGAGTGAATTAGAccttattaaaaagaaacatcttgCTAATCTCTGCATG GAGAAATCAAAGCTGGAAAGTGAACTAGTAAATACTGAGTCTCAGCATGATATGATAAATGAAGGAGTACTAcagagagaattaaaaatagaagaatttcagaagaaaatcaatGAG GCTGAAGATGCTGTTTTCAAGgaattctgtgaagaaattggCATAGAAAATATACGTGTGTATGAACAAGAACACGTGAGACAGCAAGAGGAGATTGATAGAAGAAG ACTGGAGTTTGAAAATCAGAAGACACGATTAAATGTTCAGCTGGAATATAATCGTGATCAtctacagaaattaaaagacaCAGTCAGCAAGTTGAGGGAAACAATTCAAAAAGATGAATTGGAGATTACTGGGCTACTTAAG GATGAGGAAAAGCATCTAAAAAGGGTGAACGAAATTGTGGAGGAGGAGCAACGTCTTAAGGATACATTAAGTGCTCATAAGTCTGAGATTATGAAAACCCAAAGTGAAGTTGAAGAGTTCAGAAAGAAGTTGTTAACTCTTAATAG GGAAGCTGCAAAATTACAAAAGGAAGCTGCAGCTATAGAAACCTCATTGGAAGATAAAAGATTAAGAAGACATAATATGCTTCTTGAGTGCAAGGTGCAGGACTTGAGAATAAATCTCCTATTTGGATCACTGGATGATATCAGTGAAGCAGAG CTAGGAACTGAAACAGAAGGCACTCAGACTACAACTATCTATGACAGGGAAGAGGCAATTAAGATAGACTACAGTGGCCTAGCAAATGACCTGAAG GACCTGGAGTCTGATGAAGAGATAGAGGCTCATCTGAACCAGATGcagcaggaaataaaatctaaagAGAGTACTTTAATGAAGACAGCTGCTCCAAACCTGAGAGCATTGGAGAAATTACAGATAGCTCGGGACAAGTTCCAAGAATCAATGGACG CTTTTGAGACCAGCAGAAAGGAGGCCAGAATATCCAAGCAAGAATTtgaacaggttaaaaaaaggAGATACGAGCTTTTTAGCCAGTGCTTTGAGCATGCCTCCATAGCTATTGATCAGATCTACAAAAAACTTTGCAGAAACAGTAGTGCTCAG GCATTCCTTAGTCCTGAAAATCCCGAGGAGCCTTATCTGGAAGGCATTGGCTTTAACTGTGTAGCTCCAGGAAAGCGCTTTATGCCAATGGACAGTTTgtcaggaggagaaaaaactgTGGCGGCTCTGGCTCTTATATTTGCTATACACAG ttttcGGCCAgcacctttttttattttagatgaGATAGATGCTGCCCTGGATAACACAAACATTGATAAA GTATCAAGTTTCATTAGGGAGCAGGCACGTGAACAGTTTCAAATGATAGTTATTTCTCTGAAGGAAGAGTTTTATTCCAAAGCAGATGCATTGattggagtgtgtccagag CATGATAACGGTATGTTC
- the SMC1B gene encoding structural maintenance of chromosomes protein 1B isoform X6, with the protein MKKPKERTQLFEQISNSWQYAEEYERKKKKMEQAEEDAHFNYNKKKSVAAERKQAKMEKEEADHYQMLIKEIHENRIQLQLFQLYHNEKNIDFLKKSLDEKNMEASIKKDSLATAEDEFRAKKKVLGVLNRDQQHMEGEIKTLQVSLVQHRALYIKAKENTSYQIKKVEMSKKSLRDKEKYCDKEKQNMKDLEIELYETEKAWREFEKKTKEEILQRAADIELRESQLEHYKELKEIARRKVATLTQQLEKLRWEQKADQERMKLNRRKKKEVEENIKQTVERIGEHKRRMEKLEEYTKICTESLAEKKHQKETLTKEIENSTIRMAEVNEELNKIVGELQNAKIDYHEGKRLQMRAEILESLRRLYPDSVFGRLLDLCHPIHKKYQLAVTKVFSKYMTAIVVATEKTARDCIRFLKQERAEPETFLALDYLDVKPINEKLREIKGAKMLVDVVQTPFAPLKKVIQFVSGNGLVCETVKEARQIAFDGPVRLKTVALDGTLFLKSGVISGGSSDLRFKARCWDDKEMSKMKERRDSLINELKDLMKIKRKETDLKQLHAQSHGTQTRLKYSQSELDLIKKKHLANLCMEKSKLESELVNTESQHDMINEGVLQRELKIEEFQKKINEAEDAVFKEFCEEIGIENIRVYEQEHVRQQEEIDRRRLEFENQKTRLNVQLEYNRDHLQKLKDTVSKLRETIQKDELEITGLLKDEEKHLKRVNEIVEEEQRLKDTLSAHKSEIMKTQSEVEEFRKKLLTLNREAAKLQKEAAAIETSLEDKRLRRHNMLLECKVQDLRINLLFGSLDDISEAELGTETEGTQTTTIYDREEAIKIDYSGLANDLKDLESDEEIEAHLNQMQQEIKSKESTLMKTAAPNLRALEKLQIARDKFQESMDAFETSRKEARISKQEFEQVKKRRYELFSQCFEHASIAIDQIYKKLCRNSSAQAFLSPENPEEPYLEGIGFNCVAPGKRFMPMDSLSGGEKTVAALALIFAIHSFRPAPFFILDEIDAALDNTNIDKVSSFIREQAREQFQMIVISLKEEFYSKADALIGVCPEHDNGMFSQVLTLDLTEYPDDQEEMEKYVQSSS; encoded by the exons ATGAAGAAGCCAAAGGAAAGAACTCAACTTTTTGAACAAATCAGTAATTCATGGCAATATGCTGaggaatatgaaagaaaaaagaaaaaaatggagcaagCAGAAGAGGATGCACACTTTAattataacaagaaaaaaagtgttgcaGCAGAACGCAAACAagcaaagatggaaaaagagGAG GCAGATCATTACCAGATGCTCATCAAGGAAATACATGAAAACAGGATACAGCTACAGCTTTTCCAGCTTTatcacaatgaaaaaaacattgactttctgaaaaaaagtttggaTGAAAAGAATATGGAGGCTAGTATCAAGAAAGATTCCCTTGCTACAGCAGAAGATGAATTTAGAGCCAAGAAAAAAGTGCTTGGTGTACTAAATAGAGACCAACAGCACATGGAAGGAGAAATTAA GACTCTTCAAGTGTCACTGGTTCAGCATAGAGCCCTctatataaaagcaaaagaaaacacttcctACCAAATCAAGAAAGTAGAAATGTCTAAAAAATCTCTGAGGGACAAGGAGAAATACTGTGATAAGGAAAAGCAGAATATGAAAGACCTAGAGATAGAACTGTATGAAACGGAGAAGGCGTGGAGagaatttgagaagaaaacTAAAGAGGAGatactgcagagagcagcagataTTGAGCTGAGAGAAAGTCAG TTGGAGCACTATAAAGAGCTAAAGGAAATAGCAAGAAGGAAAGTGGCTACACTAACCCAGCAGCTAGAAAAACTTCGGTGGGAGCAAAAAGCGGATCAAGAAAGGATGAAACTTaataggagaaagaaaaaagaagttgaG GAAAACATTAAACAGACTGTGGAACGGATAGGAGAGCATAAAAGACGAATGGAGAAGTTGGAAGAGTATACCAAGATATGCAC TGAGTCATTGGCAgagaaaaaacaccagaaagaaACGCTTACTAAGGAAATAGAAAATTCAACAATACGAATGGCTGAAGTGAATGAAGAATTGAACAAAATAGTTGGTGAACTGCAAAATGCCAAGATTGATTACCACGAAGGAAAACGTCTGCAAATGAGAGCAGAGATCCTGGAAAGTCTCAGAAGACTGTATCCAGATTCTGTG TTTGGAAGACTGCTTGACTTGTGCCACCCTATTCATAAAAAATACCAGCTTGCTGTTACCAAAGTGTTCAGCAAATATATGACTGCTATTGTTGTTGCCACggaaaaaacagcaagagatTGCATTCGGTTCCTAAAACAAGAACGAGCTGAACCCGAAACTTTTCTTGCTTTGGATTACCTTGAT GTTAAGCCAATTAATGAGAAGTTAAGAGAGATAAAAGGAGCTAAAATGCTGGTGGATGTTGTACAAACTCCATTTGCTCCACTGAAAAAAGTAATTCAGTTTGTGAGTGGGAATGGCTTGGTCTGTGAAACAGTTAAAGAAGCAAGACAAATAGCATTTGATGGACCAGTGAGGTTGAAA ACAGTGGCGCTTGATGgaactttatttttgaaatctgGAGTGATTTCTGGAGGATCAAGCGATTTAAGATTTAAAGCCAGATGTTGGGATGATAAAGAAAtgagcaaaatgaaagaaagaagagatagCTTGATTAATGAATTAAAG GACTTAATGAAGATCAAACGTAAGGAGACTGATTTGAAGCAGTTGCATGCTCAGTCTCATGGAACTCAGACGCGGCTTAAATATTCACAGAGTGAATTAGAccttattaaaaagaaacatcttgCTAATCTCTGCATG GAGAAATCAAAGCTGGAAAGTGAACTAGTAAATACTGAGTCTCAGCATGATATGATAAATGAAGGAGTACTAcagagagaattaaaaatagaagaatttcagaagaaaatcaatGAG GCTGAAGATGCTGTTTTCAAGgaattctgtgaagaaattggCATAGAAAATATACGTGTGTATGAACAAGAACACGTGAGACAGCAAGAGGAGATTGATAGAAGAAG ACTGGAGTTTGAAAATCAGAAGACACGATTAAATGTTCAGCTGGAATATAATCGTGATCAtctacagaaattaaaagacaCAGTCAGCAAGTTGAGGGAAACAATTCAAAAAGATGAATTGGAGATTACTGGGCTACTTAAG GATGAGGAAAAGCATCTAAAAAGGGTGAACGAAATTGTGGAGGAGGAGCAACGTCTTAAGGATACATTAAGTGCTCATAAGTCTGAGATTATGAAAACCCAAAGTGAAGTTGAAGAGTTCAGAAAGAAGTTGTTAACTCTTAATAG GGAAGCTGCAAAATTACAAAAGGAAGCTGCAGCTATAGAAACCTCATTGGAAGATAAAAGATTAAGAAGACATAATATGCTTCTTGAGTGCAAGGTGCAGGACTTGAGAATAAATCTCCTATTTGGATCACTGGATGATATCAGTGAAGCAGAG CTAGGAACTGAAACAGAAGGCACTCAGACTACAACTATCTATGACAGGGAAGAGGCAATTAAGATAGACTACAGTGGCCTAGCAAATGACCTGAAG GACCTGGAGTCTGATGAAGAGATAGAGGCTCATCTGAACCAGATGcagcaggaaataaaatctaaagAGAGTACTTTAATGAAGACAGCTGCTCCAAACCTGAGAGCATTGGAGAAATTACAGATAGCTCGGGACAAGTTCCAAGAATCAATGGACG CTTTTGAGACCAGCAGAAAGGAGGCCAGAATATCCAAGCAAGAATTtgaacaggttaaaaaaaggAGATACGAGCTTTTTAGCCAGTGCTTTGAGCATGCCTCCATAGCTATTGATCAGATCTACAAAAAACTTTGCAGAAACAGTAGTGCTCAG GCATTCCTTAGTCCTGAAAATCCCGAGGAGCCTTATCTGGAAGGCATTGGCTTTAACTGTGTAGCTCCAGGAAAGCGCTTTATGCCAATGGACAGTTTgtcaggaggagaaaaaactgTGGCGGCTCTGGCTCTTATATTTGCTATACACAG ttttcGGCCAgcacctttttttattttagatgaGATAGATGCTGCCCTGGATAACACAAACATTGATAAA GTATCAAGTTTCATTAGGGAGCAGGCACGTGAACAGTTTCAAATGATAGTTATTTCTCTGAAGGAAGAGTTTTATTCCAAAGCAGATGCATTGattggagtgtgtccagag CATGATAACGGTATGTTC